The Ovis canadensis isolate MfBH-ARS-UI-01 breed Bighorn chromosome 13, ARS-UI_OviCan_v2, whole genome shotgun sequence genome includes a region encoding these proteins:
- the FZD8 gene encoding frizzled-8, whose translation MEWGYLLEVTSLLAALALLQRSSGAAAASAKELACQEITVPLCKGIGYNYTYMPNQFNHDTQDEAGLEVHQFWPLVEIQCSPDLKFFLCSMYTPICLEDYKKPLPPCRSVCERAKAGCAPLMRQYGFAWPDRMRCDRLPEQGNPDTLCMDYNRTDLTTAAPSPPRRPPPPPPGEQPPSGSGHGRPPGARPPSRGRGGGGDAAAPPARGGGGGGGGGGGKARPPGGGAAPCEPGCQCRAPMVSVSSERHPLYNRVKTGQIANCALPCHNPFFSQDERAFTVFWIGLWSVLCFVSTFATVSTFLIDMERFKYPERPIIFLSACYLFVSVGYLVRLVAGHEKVACSGGAGTAGGAGGAGGAAAGAGAAGAGAGGPGGRGEYEELGAVEQHVRYETTGPALCTVVFLLVYFFGMASSIWWVILSLTWFLAAGMKWGNEAIAGYSQYFHLAAWLVPSVKSIAVLALSSVDGDPVAGICYVGNQSLDNLRGFVLAPLVIYLFIGTMFLLAGFVSLFRIRSVIKQQGGPTKTHKLEKLMIRLGLFTVLYTVPAAVVVACLFYEQHNRPRWEATHNCPCLRDLQPDQARRPDYAVFMLKYFMCLVVGITSGVWVWSGKTLESWRALCTRCCWASKGAGAAGAGAAGGGPGGGGPGAGGGGGPGAGGAGSLYSDVSTGLTWRSGTASSVSYPKQMPLSQV comes from the coding sequence ATGGAGTGGGGTTACCTGTTGGAAGTGACCTCTTTGCTGGCCGCCCTGGCGCTGCTGCAGCGCTCGAGCGGTGCGGCGGCCGCCTCAGCCAAGGAACTGGCGTGCCAGGAGATCACCGTGCCGCTGTGCAAGGGCATCGGCTACAACTACACCTATATGCCCAACCAGTTCAACCACGACACGCAGGACGAGGCGGGCCTGGAGGTGCACCAGTTCTGGCCGCTGGTGGAGATCCAGTGCTCGCCCGACCTCAAGTTCTTCCTGTGCAGCATGTACACGCCCATCTGCCTAGAGGACTACAAGaagcccctgcctccctgccgCTCGGTGTGCGAGCGCGCCAAGGCCGGCTGCGCGCCCCTCATGCGCCAGTACGGCTTCGCCTGGCCTGACCGCATGCGCTGCGACCGGCTGCCCGAGCAGGGCAACCCCGACACGCTGTGCATGGACTACAACCGCACCGACCTCACCACTGCCGCGCCCAGCCCGCCGCgccgccccccgccgccgccccccggTGAGCAGCCGCCCTCCGGCAGCGGCCACGGCCGCCCACCCGGGGCCCGGCCCCCGTCCCGCGGCAGGGGCGGCGGCGGGGACGCGGCTGCGCCCCCTgcgcgcggcggcggcggtggcggcggtggcggcggcgggaaGGCGCGGCCCCCTGGCGGCGGCGCGGCGCCCTGCGAGCCGGGATGCCAGTGCCGCGCGCCCATGGTGAGCGTGTCCAGCGAGCGGCACCCTCTCTACAACCGCGTCAAGACGGGCCAGATCGCCAACTGCGCGTTGCCTTGCCACAACCCGTTCTTCAGCCAGGACGAGCGCGCCTTCACCGTCTTCTGGATAGGCCTGTGGTCTGTACTATGCTTCGTGTCCACCTTCGCCACCGTCTCCACCTTCCTCATCGACATGGAGCGCTTCAAGTACCCGGAGCGGCCCATCATATTCCTCTCGGCCTGCTACCTTTTCGTGTCTGTCGGCTACCTGGTGCGCCTGGTGGCAGGCCACGAGAAGGTGGCGTGCAGCGGCGGCGCTGGGACTgctggcggggccgggggcgcggggggcgcggCGGCAGGCGCGGGTGCGGCGGGAGCCGGCGCCGGGGGCCCGGGTGGGCGCGGCGAGTATGAGGAGCTGGGCGCCGTGGAGCAGCACGTGCGCTACGAGACCACTGGCCCGGCGCTGTGCACGGTGGTCTTCCTGCTCGTCTACTTCTTCGGCATGGCCAGCTCCATCTGGTGGGTGATCCTGTCGCTCACGTGGTTCCTGGCGGCGGGCATGAAATGGGGCAATGAGGCCATCGCCGGCTACTCGCAGTACTTCCACCTGGCCGCGTGGCTCGTGCCGAGCGTCAAGTCTATCGCCGTGCTGGCGCTCAGCTCGGTGGACGGCGACCCGGTGGCAGGCATCTGCTACGTAGGCAATCAGAGCCTGGACAACTTGCGCGGCTTCGTGCTGGCGCCGCTGGTCATCTACCTCTTCATCGGCACCATGTTCCTGCTGGCCGGCTTCGTGTCGCTCTTCCGCATCCGCTCGGTCATCAAGCAGCAGGGTGGCCCCACCAAGACGCACAAGCTGGAGAAGCTCATGATCCGCCTGGGCCTCTTCACCGTGCTCTACACCGTGCCCGCCGCCGTTGTGGTCGCCTGCCTCTTCTACGAGCAGCACAACCGCCCGCGCTGGGAGGCCACGCACAACTGCCCGTGCCTGCGGGATCTACAGCCCGACCAGGCGCGCCGGCCCGACTACGCGGTCTTCATGCTCAAGTACTTCATGTGCCTGGTAGTGGGCATCACCTCGGGCGTGTGGGTCTGGTCCGGCAAGACGCTCGAGTCGTGGCGCGCGCTGTGCACCCGCTGCTGCTGGGCCAGCAAGGGCGCGGGCGCGGCGGGCGCGGGTGCGGCGGGCGGCGGCCCGGGGGGCGGGGGTCCGGgggctggcgggggcgggggaccGGGAGCCGGCGGGGCGGGCTCCCTCTACAGCGACGTCAGCACCGGCCTGACGTGGCGATCTGGCACGGCCAGCTCGGTGTCTTATCCAAAGCAGATGCCATTGTCCCAGGTCTGA